Proteins from a genomic interval of Lolium perenne isolate Kyuss_39 chromosome 1, Kyuss_2.0, whole genome shotgun sequence:
- the LOC127322488 gene encoding uncharacterized protein — translation MYGRRASQLLKELDACEPGQLVVFNNDVFDQVIRECNEHNAQFQSLIRKMVEQNLDIETTRNEDHYGAAIHHLSLLRNKRCLMAYMYNRAETIQSFRWKIGPVLPHEIQEKLHFSEKEYFKNHSTAIKSYISEMDIDLTVDMVPPKDPYIQVRVLEDIGEVSLGDHSISLTKNSLHFLRRTDAEQFISQGLMEEFLE, via the exons atgTACGGGCGGCGCGCGTCGCAGCTGCTCAAGGAGCTCGACGCCTGCGAGCCCGGCCAGCTCGTGGTCTTCAAC AACGATGTATTTGACCAGGTCATTAGAGAGTGCAATGAGCACAATGCACAGTTTCAGTCATTGATCAG AAAAATGGTGGAGCAAAACCTAGACATTGAAACAACAAGAAATGAGGACCACTATGGTGCAGCTATCCACCATCTTTCACTTCTCCGTAACAAAAGATGCCTCATGGCTTACAT GTACAACCGAGCAGAAACTATTCAGAGTTTTAGATGGAAAATTGGTCCTGTGCTTCCTCATGAAATACAAGAAAAGCTCCATTTTTCGGAGAAAGAGTACTTCAAGAACCACTCTACAGCCATTAAGTCCTACATATCAGAAATGGATATAGATTTAACGGTG GACATGGTACCCCCCAAGGATCCTTATATCCAGGTTCGAGTGCTGGAGGACATTGGTGAAGTATCTCTTGGCGACCATTCCATATCGTTGACAAAGAACTCACTTCATTTCCTAAGGCGCACAGATGCAGAACAATTTATATCACAG GGTCTCATGGAAGAATTTCTGGAGTAG